A region from the Candidatus Thiothrix putei genome encodes:
- the hflC gene encoding protease modulator HflC, translated as MNRLLLVLAGLLAFVLFNAFYTVGEAQQVILTQFGKPVKEPVTEAGLKLKIPFIQEVNRIDKRVLPWDGSPSDMPTKDKLYISVDLFARWRIVEPLPYFLRLRDERSALSRLDDILGSETRNAVAKHELIEMVRTTKGRVPLKDPTLVEGAANSADTNNVVGSLVPIQKGRVLVEQEIYKAAAEKLKVFGVELLDIRFKRINYNASVEPKIYERMISERRQIAERFRSEGNGEAARIRGNMTRDLNRIQSEAYRQVEDIRGKGDSEATAIYAKAYNQSQAAADFYAFTRTLDAYQAVMTPDTSLILSTDSDIFRLLKGTSSLPTTFAAPSSGD; from the coding sequence CCTGACCCAATTCGGCAAACCGGTGAAAGAACCCGTGACCGAAGCAGGCTTGAAACTAAAAATCCCGTTTATTCAAGAGGTAAACCGCATCGACAAACGGGTACTGCCGTGGGATGGCAGCCCTTCGGATATGCCGACCAAAGACAAACTCTACATCTCGGTGGATTTGTTTGCCCGCTGGCGCATTGTGGAACCACTCCCCTATTTCCTGCGGTTACGCGACGAACGCAGTGCCTTATCGCGTTTGGATGACATCCTCGGCAGCGAAACCCGTAACGCGGTTGCCAAACACGAATTGATTGAAATGGTACGCACCACCAAAGGGCGTGTGCCCCTCAAAGACCCGACTTTAGTGGAAGGCGCGGCAAATAGCGCAGATACCAACAATGTGGTGGGTTCACTTGTGCCAATCCAAAAAGGGCGAGTCTTGGTTGAACAAGAAATCTACAAAGCCGCTGCCGAAAAGCTCAAAGTATTCGGGGTGGAATTGCTGGATATTCGTTTCAAGCGCATCAATTACAACGCCAGTGTCGAACCCAAAATCTACGAACGCATGATCAGCGAACGCCGCCAAATTGCCGAACGCTTCCGCTCTGAAGGCAATGGCGAAGCGGCACGGATTCGCGGCAATATGACCCGCGACCTGAACCGCATTCAATCCGAAGCTTATCGCCAAGTGGAAGACATTCGCGGCAAAGGCGATTCGGAAGCGACCGCAATCTACGCCAAGGCTTATAACCAAAGTCAGGCGGCGGCTGACTTTTACGCCTTCACCCGCACCTTGGATGCTTATCAGGCAGTGATGACACCGGATACCAGCCTGATTTTGTCGACCGATAGCGATATTTTCCGCTTGCTGAAAGGCACATCCTCGTTACCGACTACCTTTGCCGCGCCATCGTCTGGAGATTAG
- a CDS encoding XisI protein, producing the protein MAQLNDDKTTIKQLLEKIASIPSASGNLELETIFDDNQSRYQVIAQGWQGKRRTHGCLVHIDLKGEKVWLQHDSTDAEIAESLVERGIPKERIVLGFLPESVRPYTGYAVN; encoded by the coding sequence ATGGCTCAACTGAACGACGACAAAACCACCATCAAACAATTGCTGGAAAAGATTGCCAGCATCCCCTCCGCCTCTGGGAATTTGGAACTGGAAACCATCTTTGACGACAACCAGAGCCGCTACCAAGTCATTGCCCAAGGCTGGCAGGGCAAGCGGCGCACCCACGGCTGTTTGGTTCACATTGACCTGAAGGGTGAAAAAGTCTGGTTGCAACATGACAGCACGGATGCGGAAATTGCCGAGTCACTGGTCGAACGGGGCATTCCGAAAGAACGCATCGTGCTGGGTTTTTTACCCGAATCAGTCCGCCCCTACACAGGGTATGCCGTGAATTGA
- a CDS encoding DNA cytosine methyltransferase, whose amino-acid sequence MKAVSLFSGAGGMDVGFKRAGFEVIAANEIDTYACQTFRANHAETTLYEGNITSNLQALGGFKNIDVVFGGPPCQGFSVAGKMDADDPRSQLIFSFADVVDLIKPRAFVMENVKALGSLEKFAEVRRKLMARFSNAGYAVTVTTLNAKDLGIPQSRERVFFIGFKQGVNPINAASFRKYQATPPTLREVLSPLGKAGTQTNNKVCKAKITLALKPVLRQSPYAGMLFNGQGRPLNPDGWASTLPASMGGNRTPIIDEAHLFDAAKPWVEDYHRHLMKGGKPHGTNDAPMSLRRLTVDEAALLQGFPADYRFCGSQSKVFSQIGNAVPCRLAQVVAEVVYRVLERSGVHQENEYLTGQNMEFKFAS is encoded by the coding sequence ATGAAAGCTGTTTCCTTGTTTTCGGGTGCAGGTGGCATGGATGTCGGTTTCAAACGGGCAGGTTTCGAGGTCATCGCGGCCAATGAAATAGATACTTATGCCTGCCAGACATTCAGGGCGAATCACGCTGAGACAACGCTTTACGAGGGGAATATTACTTCCAATTTACAGGCATTAGGCGGTTTTAAAAATATTGATGTTGTGTTCGGTGGTCCCCCTTGCCAAGGTTTTTCGGTGGCAGGAAAAATGGATGCCGACGATCCTAGAAGCCAATTAATCTTCAGTTTTGCTGATGTGGTTGATCTCATCAAACCGCGTGCTTTTGTGATGGAAAACGTCAAGGCATTAGGTAGTTTGGAAAAGTTCGCCGAAGTCAGAAGGAAACTCATGGCACGTTTCTCCAATGCGGGTTACGCGGTGACAGTGACAACCTTGAACGCAAAAGATTTGGGAATTCCGCAATCACGCGAACGTGTATTTTTTATTGGTTTCAAACAGGGTGTTAATCCAATTAATGCCGCTTCTTTCAGAAAATATCAGGCTACACCCCCGACGCTGCGCGAAGTTTTATCCCCATTGGGAAAAGCAGGGACACAAACAAACAATAAAGTATGCAAAGCGAAAATTACCTTGGCATTAAAGCCTGTGTTAAGGCAGTCACCTTATGCGGGTATGTTGTTTAATGGTCAAGGTCGCCCGCTTAACCCTGATGGTTGGGCAAGTACTTTACCAGCCAGTATGGGAGGAAATAGGACTCCCATTATTGATGAAGCCCATTTATTCGACGCTGCTAAACCGTGGGTTGAGGACTATCACCGCCATCTGATGAAAGGAGGAAAGCCGCACGGAACGAATGATGCCCCGATGTCCCTACGGCGGTTAACCGTTGATGAAGCTGCGTTGTTGCAAGGTTTTCCAGCGGATTACCGATTTTGTGGTTCGCAAAGTAAGGTTTTTTCGCAAATTGGTAACGCAGTGCCTTGTCGGTTGGCTCAAGTGGTGGCAGAGGTTGTATACCGCGTATTGGAACGTAGCGGTGTGCATCAGGAGAATGAATATTTAACTGGACAAAATATGGAGTTCAAATTTGCGAGTTAA
- a CDS encoding helix-turn-helix transcriptional regulator gives MNHSIIHFMKKDKSIHDLRYHSLIEALTSERKRLNISQADLADKVGMNQSDISKIEQLERRLDVLEFVRILEAFRISENKHFSEKITALLGMEI, from the coding sequence GTGAATCATAGCATCATCCACTTTATGAAGAAAGACAAGTCCATCCACGACCTACGGTATCACTCGCTGATCGAAGCCCTTACCAGCGAGCGCAAGCGTTTGAATATTTCTCAAGCTGATCTAGCTGACAAAGTAGGCATGAATCAGTCAGACATATCCAAAATCGAGCAACTTGAACGACGGTTGGATGTCTTGGAATTTGTGCGTATTCTGGAAGCTTTCCGAATCAGTGAAAACAAACATTTTTCTGAAAAAATAACCGCTTTACTAGGCATGGAAATTTAA